Sequence from the Chloroflexota bacterium genome:
CCGTGCTACGAGTTATTTTCTCTGTCAGATCCTTGACTACCTCGCTTTTTAGCTCACGCTTTTTGACCGTAGCCATATTGTCCACTCCCCTCTTAACAAAAAACCTCGTTGCCATAGAGCACGAGGTTTTGGAAATCAATGATCAGCTCACGCTGATGACGGATAACCATTGATGGCCTCGGCAGGACTGTGATTAAGTGCTCTAAGGCACACCTGCTGTCTATGGCTTCTTTATTTATTCTGAAAGTGTTGAATGTCTCCCCAAATCCACTGAAGGCGGATTCAAGGTTGTCCTTCCTGCGGAAGGAGGGCACATCCCCAGATCCGCCGCAGGCGGACTGTGCCCCCTTGGAACCCCTGTTATTCGGCAGTTTCTAATCTGGAATATCCTCTCCCCCCGCCTAGGCCACTGCAGCCAAAGCAATCAGTTTAGAGAGATCAATCTTGATTCCAGGGCCCATCGTCGTTGTCAAGGTTGCGCTCCTAATGTATTGCCCTTTTGCTCCGCTTGGCCTTGCCTTCTGCAAGGCGTCGATAACAGCCCCGATATTCTCCAGTAATTTCTCCGGGGGGAAACTGACCTTGCCTGCTGGCACATGGATGAGGGCCGTCTTATCCAGTTTAAACTCCACACGGCCTTTCCGGGTGTCGCTGATTACCCTGGGCAAGTCTGCTTGGGCAGCAATAGTGCCCGATTTTGGGTTAGGCATCAAGCCGCGACGTCCCAGCAGCTTACCCAGTCGACCGATCTTACTCATCAAATCCGGTGTGGCGATGGCTATGTCGAAATCAAACCAACCCTCCTCGATCCGCTTGACCAGTTCATCACTCCCTATATGGTCCGCACCGGCTTCCTCGGCTATCTTAGCCGCTTCACCTTGAGCGAAGACGAGCACTCGTACCTGCTTGCCCAAGCCGTTTGGTAAGAAGACGATACCACGCACTTGCTGGTCGGCATGCCTTGGGTCTACCCCCATTCGCAGATGCAGCTCCACCGTAGCATCGAAGTTGACGTACGATGTCCGTTTCGCCAGCTCTACAGCTTCTGCTGGTGTATAGGCTTTACCTGGTTCGATTAATTTCGCTACCTCGATATATTTCTTGCCCCGTTTGGCCATGCTATTCCTCCCTGTGGTTCTAGCGGGATTAACCCTCCCACTGATACAAGCGAGACGTGAAAACGCCAATCAGATGATTTTTATTTTTCCACGATCTCAATGCCCATGCTGCGGGCGGTGCCTTCTATTATTCGCTCTGCTGCCACCAGATCATTAGCATTGAGATCCCTCATTTTTAGCTCGGCAATCTCCCGAATTTTCTGGCGTGATACTGTTCCCACTTTGGTAAGATTGGGCGCACCGGAACCCTTCTCAACACCGGCTGCCCGTCTCAGTAGATCAGCAG
This genomic interval carries:
- the rplA gene encoding 50S ribosomal protein L1 encodes the protein MAKRGKKYIEVAKLIEPGKAYTPAEAVELAKRTSYVNFDATVELHLRMGVDPRHADQQVRGIVFLPNGLGKQVRVLVFAQGEAAKIAEEAGADHIGSDELVKRIEEGWFDFDIAIATPDLMSKIGRLGKLLGRRGLMPNPKSGTIAAQADLPRVISDTRKGRVEFKLDKTALIHVPAGKVSFPPEKLLENIGAVIDALQKARPSGAKGQYIRSATLTTTMGPGIKIDLSKLIALAAVA